The window ttttcctcccaatttAAACAAGCagtaaaatgaggaaacatactagcataaatgtatatatattttttttctttttacgtaGTCATTTATCAAAgtattataatattatataataagATATTTGCAAAAATCCCCTTCATGATTAATAGTCATAACAGTTCCATAGCATTgacgggattgaaccctcgatctcagaacagtTAAGACTGATCTGCTGACTGATatgctaaccacttaaccaaCGCgccgctggaaaaaaaaaagaacaaaccaCCAAAAAACCTGAATTTTTTAATGAGCTCAAGAAATCCTGGCCATCTTAATAGCAGATTAGTCAACTAGTTGTGCCAGACTGTATGCGATGGTGACGAAGCGGCAGTAATTGCGCCCCTGTATTCTAGCTTTCGTCTAAATGGAGAATCATCCCAACACGTCGTCGTCCACGATGTTGACCCAGCGCTACGACATCCCCCCCGAGGGCGTCCTGCCCGTCTTCTTCCTAGCCAGCCTCAGCTACGCGATGATCCTCCTCTGCaacctcatcctcctcctcaccATCGTCCTAAACAAGAAACTACGTCAACCCATGTACATGTTCCTCCTCAACATGCCCGTCAACGACCTCTTGGGTTCGTCGGCCTTCTTCCTGCACCTGTTCAAGTCCCTGCTGAGCGACAACGGGCGCTTGTGGTTCCCGGCCTGCGTCACCCAGGCCTTCCTCATCCACATCTACGCGGCGGGCACCGTGCTCATCCTCACCGCCATGGCGTACGACCGATACGTGGCCATCTGCCTGCCGCTGCAGTACAACGCGGTGATGACGCAAGGCCACGTGGCGAGGATCGTGGCGTCCATCTGGCTGCTGTGTCTGTTGCTGATCGGCGTGCTCTTTTTCCTCCTCTTGCGCCTTCCGCGTTGCCGTTCCACCGTTCACAACATCTACTGCGACCACCCGTCCTTGCTGGCGTTGGTGTGCGTCGACACGACCCTCAACCACGCGTACGGCCTTTTTACGGTGGCCGTCACGCAGTTGTTGGCCAACTCGGTCATCATTTTCTCCTATTTTCGAATCCTGATGGTGTCGTGTCGGAGCCGAAGGGCCGACACCAAGGTCAAGGTGGTGCAGACGTGCGCCACGCAcctctttgtttttctcttcCTGGAAATTCTGGGGCTTTGCACCATCATTTCCTACAGGGTCAAACAGCTTCCGCCCACTTTACGCCATTTCATCGGGTCGTCCACCCTTATTTTCCCACCTTGGCTCAATCCCATTGTATATGGGAtcaagacaaaggaaattagAAGCATTATAGTGCACTTTTTTAGGAGTAAAATCACAAAGTCTTGCGCCAGTAAGCTCTGTTTCTCAAGTTAACGCGTGTTAACGATTTGGAAAAATAGTGCATTGACACGACACTGTAATTTTAACTACGTGACACGAatacagaagaaaaaacagggaaaaaacatgaaatgtcAGTGAAAGCTACAGTTGACAAAACACAGACTTTCCTTTATATTTACACATTCATTCTAAATAATGCTCGAGTAATGCGAGCTATTAAATAAGGAATTAGCGTGTATTATTTCTGAACTTTTACAATCACCACCAATGATTTTATAATGTTATCCAACTGAACTGTCACACATGGTTATTTTGCTAATTAACTATTCACCTAATCATATACATACCTGCTCATGTTTACTGTTTTATAAAACTGTGCTTAACATTTTAGCTTCAACTGGAATAAAAAATGAGACCTATTTGAACTTTGACTACTATGTGAATACATATCATGATATTCCAAACCCAAAACAGATTTTGAATGACTGAACGTGACTttctcttattctgaaatgttcaacGGAAGTGCGTGTTCTCCGCTAACTGTACGCTTTTCACTCGGTAcataaatttgacttttttctctCAATTATATGTGGCGTcagttgtaattaaaaaaagtcttgtATTGCTGTTGATGACCAATAAACATGATATTAATGGAAATTTAGTCCCATACGCAATCAATGGGCGGAGTTTAAAAATGCATGTGTGGCGAGAGCACGCATAAGCACGTGACGATGAATGAATGTGAGTCACGTGGTCTAAAAGACCCCACATTTTAGAAGCGTTTGTTACATTTTaagacccaaaatcaacattgtttccaggtttttctacaaAATATGTGAAGTTGTAGTTTCTGCTTTCGgcctgttcattttttttcatttcatatttttgaCACCACTACTCTAAGTCGTATTGCCTTGAATCACATCGTTCCTCGTAGCGTTGGGTAggtatcgcttctcggccttttggctaagatcaagtgtagtatctgttcttatcagtttaatatctgatacgtcccctatccggggaccatatattaaattgatttttggaactgggagatggaataggggcttgctccgtccactccacgcatcgacctggtattgcagtacctCCAGGAACGGTGCACCCCCCTAAGTTGTGAAAATGATCAATCTTATAAAGTTATAAGGGAGAAACGATCCAATAGCTGGATTCTCCCGaagaaataattattattactaaCGCTTTATCTTTGATGACGTTCGATTGAGTAATATAAGATGTGTTCTGATATAGGAGGGCGCTGTCTCCGAAAATTTAGTCCAATA of the Stigmatopora argus isolate UIUO_Sarg chromosome 10, RoL_Sarg_1.0, whole genome shotgun sequence genome contains:
- the LOC144083429 gene encoding olfactory receptor 52B2-like: MENHPNTSSSTMLTQRYDIPPEGVLPVFFLASLSYAMILLCNLILLLTIVLNKKLRQPMYMFLLNMPVNDLLGSSAFFLHLFKSLLSDNGRLWFPACVTQAFLIHIYAAGTVLILTAMAYDRYVAICLPLQYNAVMTQGHVARIVASIWLLCLLLIGVLFFLLLRLPRCRSTVHNIYCDHPSLLALVCVDTTLNHAYGLFTVAVTQLLANSVIIFSYFRILMVSCRSRRADTKVKVVQTCATHLFVFLFLEILGLCTIISYRVKQLPPTLRHFIGSSTLIFPPWLNPIVYGIKTKEIRSIIVHFFRSKITKSCASKLCFSS